Sequence from the Candidatus Atribacteria bacterium ADurb.Bin276 genome:
GATTTCGATATACTCACCTATGCAGCAGCGATTCAAAGGTGGCATTTTATTGGTTATTCATAAGATTGCTCTTATCCAAAGAAATGCCACCTTAAATTTTGGCTTCAATTAAACACTTTGAGAATTTTTTCTTTTACCAATTTATCTCATTTCGGAACCTAAGGACAACTTAGGTATGATCTTGAAAATGATCAATCATTTTTTTTCTAAGTTTGACAAATTCATCAGAAGTTTTTAGTCCAATGGGCCTCGGTCTCTCGAATTCAATGTTTTGAATATAATCAATCTTCCCCGGTCTTGGACTCATAATAATAACTCTATCTCCAAGAAAGAGAGCCTCTTCAATATCATGAGTAACAAACATAATGGTTTTTGGTTTTTGAATCCATAGACGCTGCAATTCCAGTTGAAGTTGTTCTTTGGTAAGGATATCCAAGGCGCCAAAAGGTTCATCCATTAATAATATTGCTGGATCATTCGCATAAGCCCTGGCTAAGTCTACTCTTTTTCTCATGCCACCTGATAACTGTTTAGGCCATGCATCTTCAAAACCTTCCAAGTGTACAAGATTTATAAAATAGCTTACTGTGTCATCAATTTCTTTTTTGCTTTTTCCTGCGACTTTAAGTCCATAACTTATATTTTGTCTAACTGTCATCCATGGGAATACTGCATCACTTTGAAAAACAACGGCTCTATCTGCACCTGGATTTATCGGTTCGGTACCATTGATTAAAACTCTTCCGGTATCATGAGAAAGTAATGAAGATATAATGAAAATAAGAGTTGATTTTCCACAGCCAGAGGGACCCATCAAACAGATAAATTCACCATCAGAAACTTCTAAATTAATATTCTCAAGTGCTCTTACTTCTCCAAAATCACCCTGAAAGTTTTTATATAACGATTCAATTTTTATTATTGATTTTTTTTCTGCGATAGCTGGTGACATTTTAGCCTACGATTCCATTAGGATATTTTTCCCAGAAAGAATAATCATGTTGAGGAATGACAATATCAGCATATTTTTCAATTCTTTTGTATCCTTCTAGCACGTCTTTTAAATTAAAGAAACAACCCATTGGCCATTTATATTCAAAGTTTTTATAAGTAAGACAAGAATCGCTGGTTAAAACGGCCAAACCATCTTTTGTCTCAATGGCAACTGCCATCAAACCGGGAGTATGCCCACCGAGCTTCCAAATTTCTATGCCTGGCTCAATAACCATATCACCATTTATAGCTTCAATTTTGTCTATGATGCTTAGAAC
This genomic interval carries:
- the ssuB gene encoding Aliphatic sulfonates import ATP-binding protein SsuB; protein product: MSPAIAEKKSIIKIESLYKNFQGDFGEVRALENINLEVSDGEFICLMGPSGCGKSTLIFIISSLLSHDTGRVLINGTEPINPGADRAVVFQSDAVFPWMTVRQNISYGLKVAGKSKKEIDDTVSYFINLVHLEGFEDAWPKQLSGGMRKRVDLARAYANDPAILLMDEPFGALDILTKEQLQLELQRLWIQKPKTIMFVTHDIEEALFLGDRVIIMSPRPGKIDYIQNIEFERPRPIGLKTSDEFVKLRKKMIDHFQDHT